A genomic window from Sulfurimonas paralvinellae includes:
- the neuC gene encoding UDP-N-acetylglucosamine 2-epimerase, which yields MRKICVVTTTRAEYGLLKPLLRQIEDDKALQLQLIVSGTHLDKNFGETYKEIEAEFSINEKIAMNLSSDTPVSLSLSMAELQKDITLALSRLSPDIIVLLGDRYEILSIATAAMMLHIPIAHIHGGEITEGAIDDNIRHAVTKLSLLHFTAAQEYADRVIQLGEDPARVFNVGSLGVENIKNLKLLDRHSLEKNINFSLGKKNLLVTYHPQTLSIMTPKEQFHELLCVLENLKDTTIVFTKANADEGGKEINKMIDTFVKKHKKRAVAFNSLGQLRYFSIIQYVDAVIGNSSSGILEVPSFCKPTINIGERQEGRLKAQSIIDCKIEQADIQRAIETAYNKDFLKNISDIKSPFEMPNSAKRIKEILKKNPINGILRKKFYDIKGCFHE from the coding sequence ATGAGAAAAATTTGTGTCGTTACAACAACACGTGCAGAATATGGGCTCTTAAAACCTCTGTTGCGGCAAATAGAAGATGATAAAGCATTACAATTGCAATTGATCGTTTCAGGTACTCATTTAGATAAAAACTTTGGTGAAACATATAAAGAGATAGAAGCAGAATTCTCTATCAATGAAAAAATAGCAATGAATCTCTCAAGTGATACTCCTGTATCATTATCATTGAGTATGGCAGAATTACAAAAAGATATCACACTCGCACTTTCTAGACTTAGTCCTGATATTATTGTGCTTTTAGGAGACCGTTATGAAATTCTTAGCATAGCAACAGCAGCCATGATGCTGCATATTCCTATTGCACACATTCATGGGGGTGAGATTACAGAGGGAGCTATTGATGATAATATACGCCATGCAGTAACAAAGCTCTCCTTGCTCCATTTTACGGCAGCCCAAGAGTATGCCGATCGAGTCATACAGCTTGGAGAAGATCCGGCTAGAGTATTCAATGTAGGTTCGTTAGGCGTTGAGAATATTAAGAATTTGAAACTGCTTGACAGACACTCTTTAGAAAAAAACATTAATTTTTCACTCGGTAAGAAAAATTTACTTGTAACATATCACCCACAAACACTCTCAATAATGACCCCAAAAGAACAATTTCATGAACTTTTATGTGTACTTGAAAATCTTAAAGATACCACAATAGTCTTTACAAAAGCAAATGCTGATGAAGGCGGAAAAGAGATCAACAAAATGATCGATACATTTGTAAAAAAACATAAAAAACGAGCTGTTGCTTTTAATTCTTTGGGGCAGTTACGATACTTTAGCATTATACAATATGTCGATGCTGTAATAGGAAATAGTTCAAGCGGTATTTTAGAAGTTCCAAGTTTTTGTAAACCGACCATAAATATAGGTGAACGACAAGAAGGAAGACTCAAAGCTCAAAGTATCATTGACTGTAAGATAGAACAAGCTGACATACAAAGAGCTATTGAAACAGCATACAATAAAGATTTTCTCAAAAACATCAGTGATATAAAAAGCCCTTTTGAAATGCCAAATAGTGCGAAAAGAATAAAAGAAATATTAAAAAAGAACCCAATAAACGGTATCTTAAGAAAAAAATTCTATGACATAAAAGGATGTTTCCATGAATAA